Proteins encoded together in one Halomicrobium urmianum window:
- a CDS encoding sulfurtransferase TusA family protein, producing MTDTDVEYDETVDARGAACPGPLMDLIGKMRDVDSGTVVRLQSDNDQSLTDVPEWVDEAGNELVAVEEGDEHNEFYVEKA from the coding sequence ATGACTGACACAGACGTGGAGTACGACGAGACCGTCGACGCGCGGGGCGCGGCCTGCCCCGGTCCGCTGATGGACCTCATCGGGAAGATGCGGGACGTCGATTCCGGGACAGTGGTGCGGCTACAGAGCGACAACGACCAGTCGCTGACGGACGTCCCCGAGTGGGTCGACGAGGCCGGCAACGAGCTGGTCGCGGTCGAAGAGGGCGACGAACACAACGAGTTCTACGTGGAGAAAGCGTGA
- a CDS encoding YgaP family membrane protein: MENNIGAADRGIRLVGGGLLAAVGATVLAGALDAGRLIGALAFLVGVVLIGTALTRVCLAYRVLGVDTAGSR; the protein is encoded by the coding sequence ATGGAGAACAATATAGGGGCGGCGGATCGTGGAATCAGACTGGTCGGCGGTGGACTGCTGGCCGCCGTCGGCGCGACCGTACTCGCAGGCGCGCTGGACGCGGGGCGGCTGATCGGTGCGCTCGCGTTCCTCGTCGGCGTCGTCCTGATCGGAACGGCCCTGACTCGCGTCTGTCTCGCGTACCGGGTGCTCGGCGTCGACACCGCGGGATCCCGATGA
- a CDS encoding DUF302 domain-containing protein, which yields MGYTTQQQVDGEFDDVVERTIDALSDEGFGVLCDIDVRATFEEKLDEEFRRYRILGACNPPLALEGLEEEIELGALLPCNVVVYETDEGDVVVSAVDPVQLVGLTGNDELDSIAEEVSDRFERVLGSL from the coding sequence ATGGGATATACTACGCAACAGCAGGTCGACGGCGAGTTCGACGACGTGGTCGAGCGAACGATCGACGCCCTCAGCGACGAGGGGTTCGGCGTGCTCTGTGACATCGACGTCCGGGCCACCTTTGAGGAGAAACTCGACGAGGAGTTCCGCCGGTATCGGATCCTCGGGGCGTGTAACCCGCCGCTGGCACTCGAGGGCCTCGAGGAGGAGATCGAGCTCGGCGCGCTCCTGCCGTGCAACGTCGTCGTCTACGAGACGGACGAGGGGGACGTCGTCGTGAGCGCTGTCGACCCGGTGCAGCTCGTGGGCCTGACCGGGAACGACGAACTCGACTCGATCGCCGAGGAGGTCAGTGACCGGTTCGAGCGCGTGCTCGGGTCGCTGTGA
- a CDS encoding DUF7344 domain-containing protein: MSEPTDHSADGRTDADRLLVERPDRRRLTLDVLAGLETSVQLDELAAGVAVRELGFDDADSTAIDCIAVDLHHVHLPALADVSALEYDPSSKRIDPSGLGTNVASVFETRRSAAGERQRTVLASLPDGREISVERLSRRIAEETAGATDAHTDTVACTLHHCDLPALADAGRVRYDPEDRTVEPA; encoded by the coding sequence ATGTCAGAACCCACAGATCACTCCGCCGACGGACGGACGGACGCAGACCGACTACTCGTGGAACGACCGGACCGACGCAGGCTGACGCTCGACGTCCTCGCCGGCCTGGAGACCAGCGTCCAGCTCGACGAACTGGCCGCAGGGGTCGCGGTCCGGGAACTGGGCTTCGACGATGCCGACTCGACGGCGATCGACTGCATCGCGGTCGACCTCCATCACGTCCACCTGCCCGCCCTGGCGGACGTGAGCGCGCTGGAGTACGATCCGTCTTCGAAGCGAATCGATCCGAGCGGACTCGGGACGAACGTCGCGTCCGTCTTCGAAACGCGTCGCTCCGCCGCGGGCGAGCGCCAGCGGACCGTCCTCGCCTCGCTTCCCGACGGCCGGGAGATATCCGTCGAACGGCTGAGCAGACGGATCGCCGAGGAGACCGCCGGCGCGACCGACGCTCACACCGACACCGTCGCCTGCACGCTCCACCACTGCGATCTCCCGGCCCTCGCCGACGCGGGACGCGTCCGCTACGACCCCGAGGACCGTACGGTCGAACCGGCGTGA
- a CDS encoding multicopper oxidase family protein, which translates to MSPPSAPTRRRFLRALAGTGASGLVASGLAGCVAADGTNSGDASRPTPRSPPSDSADVRTALTAAPGEVQPDTDATTENWLYDGEFPGPELRASEGDVVEVELRNDLADGTTIHWHGLPVANEMDGVPDVTQDPVGSGDSFTYRFRAEPAGTFFFHSHVGLQLDRGLLAPLVVEEDDPHVDYDREYTVVVDDYLDGEPRPLSELELGGGPMGGGPGGGPGGGPGGGPGGGGPGSGPGGGGPGGGPGGGGPGDGGGPGGGGPGGSDTGGDGRAGPMAFRRPQYAGLLIGGRLPDDPRTYPVREGERVRFRFVNASSATAFRVRAGGHPLTVTHADGRPVEPVTVDSFVFGSGERYDAIVEAQNPGAWEIRADAVNGDEPPARARMTYEGADESASPQPPSSGGRELAYDDLQALSPLEGIDGSPDRTFDLTLSGRRGGTEWLIDGQAYPDADPLDVRQGDHVRVRMVNRSPVLHPMHLHGHFFQVGDAVKDTVVVPGHMSEVTFDFVADNPGDWLFHCHNLYHLESGMARVVRYVE; encoded by the coding sequence GTGAGTCCACCGTCTGCCCCCACCAGACGGCGCTTCCTGCGAGCGCTGGCTGGAACGGGGGCGAGTGGACTGGTGGCAAGTGGACTCGCCGGGTGCGTGGCGGCCGATGGAACGAATTCGGGCGACGCCTCCCGTCCGACCCCCCGCAGCCCGCCGTCCGACTCCGCCGACGTGCGAACCGCACTGACGGCGGCCCCGGGCGAGGTCCAGCCCGATACGGACGCGACGACGGAGAACTGGCTGTACGACGGCGAGTTCCCCGGGCCCGAACTCCGCGCGAGCGAGGGCGACGTGGTCGAGGTGGAACTGCGCAACGACCTCGCGGACGGAACGACGATCCACTGGCACGGCCTCCCCGTGGCCAACGAGATGGACGGCGTCCCGGACGTCACGCAGGACCCGGTCGGGTCAGGCGATTCGTTCACCTACCGGTTCCGGGCGGAGCCAGCGGGCACGTTCTTCTTCCACAGCCACGTCGGACTCCAGCTCGACCGCGGGCTCCTCGCGCCGCTGGTCGTCGAGGAGGACGACCCGCACGTGGACTACGACCGCGAGTACACCGTCGTCGTCGACGACTACCTCGACGGGGAACCGCGTCCGCTCTCCGAACTCGAACTGGGAGGGGGACCGATGGGCGGTGGACCCGGTGGCGGTCCTGGCGGCGGTCCCGGAGGCGGACCTGGTGGTGGCGGTCCCGGGAGTGGTCCCGGCGGTGGCGGTCCCGGAGGCGGACCTGGCGGTGGTGGACCTGGTGACGGTGGCGGACCTGGCGGTGGCGGTCCCGGTGGGAGCGACACCGGAGGTGACGGCCGCGCCGGCCCGATGGCGTTCCGACGACCGCAGTACGCCGGTCTCCTGATCGGCGGGCGCTTGCCGGACGACCCCCGGACGTACCCCGTCCGCGAAGGCGAGCGCGTCAGGTTCCGGTTCGTGAACGCGAGCAGCGCGACGGCCTTCCGAGTGCGCGCCGGCGGTCACCCCCTGACCGTGACCCACGCCGACGGGCGTCCGGTCGAGCCGGTGACCGTGGACTCGTTCGTCTTCGGTTCGGGCGAGCGCTACGACGCGATCGTCGAGGCCCAGAACCCGGGCGCGTGGGAGATCCGCGCCGACGCCGTCAACGGCGACGAACCCCCGGCGCGAGCCCGCATGACGTACGAGGGTGCTGACGAGTCCGCGTCGCCGCAGCCGCCGTCGAGCGGCGGACGAGAACTCGCGTACGACGACCTGCAGGCGCTCTCGCCGCTGGAGGGGATCGACGGGAGCCCGGACCGGACGTTCGACCTGACGCTGTCGGGACGCCGGGGCGGGACCGAGTGGCTCATCGACGGGCAGGCGTATCCCGACGCGGACCCGCTCGACGTCCGGCAGGGCGACCACGTCCGGGTCAGGATGGTCAACCGCAGTCCCGTGTTGCACCCGATGCACCTCCACGGCCACTTCTTCCAGGTCGGGGACGCGGTCAAGGACACCGTCGTCGTCCCCGGGCACATGAGCGAGGTCACGTTCGACTTCGTCGCCGACAACCCGGGCGACTGGCTGTTCCACTGCCACAACCTCTACCACCTGGAGTCCGGGATGGCCCGCGTCGTCCGATACGTCGAGTGA
- a CDS encoding class I SAM-dependent methyltransferase produces the protein MDPFENTGQPDWDWWGRLWPTPGETLRKLGVESGDALAEVGCGNGYFALPAARLVDPATVYACDLDESLLAECSTLADRQDAENVEMVHGDARRLSEHLPEPVDVVLLANAFHGVDDRDALVREVEASLRPGGRFVVVNWRDRPREETTVAGQPRGPPTDLRVSAEETEAAVRSAGDFSLERRVDLPPYHYGLAFER, from the coding sequence ATGGATCCCTTCGAGAACACCGGGCAACCGGACTGGGACTGGTGGGGGCGACTGTGGCCGACCCCCGGCGAGACCCTGCGCAAACTGGGCGTCGAGTCGGGCGACGCGCTCGCGGAGGTCGGCTGCGGGAACGGCTACTTCGCGCTGCCCGCCGCACGGCTCGTCGACCCGGCGACGGTGTACGCCTGCGACCTCGACGAGTCGCTCCTCGCGGAGTGTTCGACCCTCGCCGATCGACAGGACGCCGAGAACGTCGAGATGGTTCACGGCGACGCCCGCCGGCTGTCAGAGCACCTGCCGGAACCGGTCGACGTCGTCCTGCTGGCCAACGCCTTCCACGGTGTCGATGACAGGGACGCGCTCGTCCGGGAGGTCGAGGCGTCGCTCCGTCCGGGCGGCCGGTTCGTGGTCGTCAACTGGCGTGACCGACCGCGGGAGGAGACGACCGTCGCGGGCCAGCCGCGTGGACCGCCGACCGACCTCCGCGTGTCGGCAGAAGAGACCGAGGCGGCCGTTCGCTCGGCGGGCGACTTCTCCCTCGAGCGGCGGGTCGATCTGCCGCCGTACCACTACGGGCTCGCGTTCGAACGGTAG